A genomic region of Synechococcus sp. NOUM97013 contains the following coding sequences:
- a CDS encoding peroxiredoxin translates to MSSLRVGHQAPDFTATAVVDQEFKEISLSQYRGKYVVLFFYPLDFTFVCPTEITAFSDRYADFSSKNCEILGVSVDSKFSHLAWIQTPRNEGGIGDINYPLVADLNKEIGNSFNILDDEGKALRGLYLIDPDGVIVHATINNLPVGRNVDETLRLLQAFQYVQSNPDEVCPANWTPGAATMLEDPKGSKDYFSAIG, encoded by the coding sequence ATGTCCTCGCTGCGCGTGGGCCATCAGGCCCCCGATTTCACCGCCACCGCTGTGGTGGATCAGGAGTTCAAGGAGATCTCCCTGTCCCAGTACCGCGGCAAATACGTGGTGCTGTTCTTCTATCCCCTGGATTTCACCTTCGTGTGCCCCACGGAGATCACGGCTTTCAGCGACCGTTATGCCGATTTCTCCAGCAAGAACTGCGAAATCCTCGGCGTTTCCGTCGACAGCAAGTTCAGCCACCTGGCTTGGATCCAGACCCCACGCAATGAGGGTGGCATTGGTGATATCAACTATCCCCTCGTCGCTGATCTCAACAAGGAGATCGGCAACTCCTTCAACATCCTCGATGACGAAGGCAAGGCACTGCGTGGCTTGTATCTGATCGACCCCGACGGTGTGATTGTGCACGCCACCATCAACAACCTGCCCGTGGGCCGGAACGTTGATGAAACCCTGCGTCTTCTGCAGGCATTCCAATACGTGCAGTCCAACCCCGACGAGGTTTGCCCTGCCAACTGGACGCCCGGTGCTGCCACGATGCTGGAAGATCCCAAGGGATCGAAGGATTACTTCTCTGCGATCGGTTGA